The Sulfurimonas sp. genome includes a region encoding these proteins:
- a CDS encoding molybdopterin molybdotransferase MoeA, whose amino-acid sequence MSLLSYETSQNMLDLLQVNSQRSQNVALSSSLGRVLYEDIVAEFNDPQFPTASMDGYAVIHSDLESKSIAIFGDNPAGSDEKRTIISGECIKTFTGSKMPHGADTLIQIENVTVDGGRIIINESVAKGSSVRPIGEGYRAGDVLIKKGTKIGFVEIGVMAALNRVMVKVALKPRVAVISTGSEILDLGVSSDNEAQIRSSNNYTLAALFEQAGAEVVQLGTVGDDRSSIMQTFQNALSCADILVSTGGVSVGDYDFVKDIVPVLGAEVIYKGVAIKPGKHILVAQKDDRFILALPGFAYSSTVTAILYVLPLIAKMLGRGNAYKTVEAKLSEDFTKRSRLTEFTACNVEIVDGRYFVNFRDKKVGSSAILTNMLQNSALMITGEEDGDLSKDTFVNVILLENF is encoded by the coding sequence ATGAGTCTACTATCTTATGAAACAAGCCAAAATATGTTGGATCTGCTGCAGGTAAATTCTCAAAGAAGTCAGAATGTGGCACTAAGTTCGTCTCTTGGGAGAGTTTTGTACGAAGATATCGTTGCAGAGTTTAATGATCCGCAATTTCCGACTGCTTCAATGGACGGATATGCGGTAATCCATAGCGATTTAGAGAGCAAAAGCATCGCTATTTTCGGAGACAACCCCGCAGGAAGCGATGAAAAGCGGACTATAATAAGCGGTGAATGTATCAAAACTTTTACAGGTTCTAAAATGCCTCATGGAGCCGATACTCTTATCCAGATAGAAAATGTCACGGTAGATGGCGGAAGAATCATTATAAACGAGAGCGTTGCAAAAGGTTCATCCGTCCGTCCGATAGGCGAGGGGTACAGAGCCGGAGATGTACTTATAAAAAAAGGTACGAAGATAGGTTTTGTAGAAATCGGCGTAATGGCGGCGCTTAACCGCGTAATGGTAAAAGTCGCACTAAAACCTCGCGTTGCGGTTATTTCAACGGGAAGCGAGATTTTAGATTTGGGTGTCAGCAGCGATAACGAAGCTCAAATCAGAAGCTCAAACAACTACACGCTCGCAGCGCTTTTTGAACAAGCCGGAGCGGAAGTGGTGCAGCTTGGAACGGTCGGCGATGACAGAAGCTCGATTATGCAGACATTTCAAAATGCCCTCAGCTGTGCCGATATTTTGGTAAGCACGGGCGGCGTAAGCGTTGGAGACTATGATTTTGTAAAGGATATAGTTCCTGTTCTGGGTGCCGAAGTGATTTACAAGGGCGTAGCGATAAAACCGGGAAAACATATTTTGGTAGCACAAAAAGATGATAGATTTATTTTGGCACTTCCCGGTTTTGCCTATTCGTCAACCGTTACGGCTATTTTATATGTGTTGCCGCTTATCGCAAAGATGCTGGGTCGTGGCAATGCATATAAAACGGTTGAAGCGAAACTTAGCGAAGATTTTACAAAAAGAAGCAGACTTACGGAGTTTACTGCTTGTAATGTCGAGATTGTAGACGGTCGGTATTTTGTAAATTTTAGAGATAAAAAAGTCGGAAGTTCGGCAATTTTAACAAATATGTTACAAAACAGTGCTTTAATGATAACGGGTGAAGAAGACGGAGATCTTAGCAAAGATACTTTTGTAAATGTGATTTTGTTAGAGAATTTTTAA
- a CDS encoding molybdenum cofactor biosynthesis protein MoaE, producing the protein MLYLYDGALDVPQILKDWYEQEANSNYGAYIPFVGTVRSEDGIEGLSFDIYEPILNSWFEAWQRKAKERGAVIKMAHSRGDVMLHESSYIAAVFSPKRRVALEFIDEFVEDFKASAPIWKYDLRDGKRIYALDRSTAIKGSGILK; encoded by the coding sequence ATGCTTTATCTGTATGACGGGGCTTTAGATGTTCCACAAATTTTAAAAGATTGGTACGAGCAAGAGGCAAATAGCAACTACGGGGCGTATATACCTTTTGTCGGAACCGTAAGAAGCGAAGACGGTATTGAGGGACTTAGTTTTGATATCTATGAACCCATACTTAACTCTTGGTTTGAAGCTTGGCAAAGAAAAGCAAAAGAGAGAGGCGCGGTTATAAAAATGGCTCACTCGCGCGGGGATGTGATGCTTCATGAATCTTCATATATTGCTGCCGTTTTTTCTCCTAAACGCCGTGTCGCTTTGGAGTTTATAGACGAGTTTGTAGAGGATTTTAAAGCATCCGCTCCTATCTGGAAATATGATTTAAGAGACGGCAAAAGAATCTATGCGCTTGATCGTTCAACTGCTATAAAAGGGAGCGGAATCTTAAAATGA
- a CDS encoding MoaD/ThiS family protein, with protein MVTVEFLGPIQKESLKLEIANLSELAKILQNDEEMRPWLENSAVAINDMLVNSRDIELKDGDRIALLPPVCGG; from the coding sequence TTGGTTACAGTAGAATTTTTAGGTCCGATACAAAAAGAGTCTCTGAAGTTAGAGATAGCGAACTTGAGCGAGTTGGCTAAAATATTGCAAAATGATGAAGAGATGCGCCCGTGGCTGGAAAACTCCGCCGTTGCCATAAACGATATGCTTGTAAACAGCAGAGATATAGAGCTAAAAGACGGAGACAGAATTGCTCTTCTTCCGCCTGTTTGCGGAGGTTGA
- a CDS encoding MqnA/MqnD/SBP family protein: MVFGKIEYLNLLPFHVFMKRFARTSQQSMSMHYYRDVPAKTNKKFLSRRVDAAFISSIKAKNHKHVNLGIIAKKEVLSVLVVPHVNNVSDTASETSNVLAKILNVQGEVLIGDKALRYYLQNRPHIDLAKIWNERYNLPFVFALLCYHKDRELYKKIEKNFLKCRVKIPRYILSEASIRAEISQENILNYLKHISYRLDTKAKKGLARFYKEALKV, from the coding sequence GTGGTTTTTGGAAAAATCGAGTATCTAAATCTTTTGCCTTTTCATGTTTTTATGAAACGATTTGCAAGAACCTCTCAGCAGAGTATGAGTATGCACTACTACCGCGATGTTCCGGCAAAAACAAACAAAAAATTTCTCTCACGCAGAGTCGATGCCGCTTTTATCTCAAGCATAAAAGCGAAAAATCACAAACATGTAAATTTAGGAATAATTGCAAAAAAAGAGGTTTTGAGCGTTTTGGTAGTTCCGCATGTAAATAATGTAAGCGATACCGCATCGGAGACTTCCAATGTGCTTGCAAAAATTTTAAATGTGCAAGGCGAAGTCCTTATAGGCGACAAAGCGCTCAGGTATTATCTGCAAAACAGACCTCATATAGATTTGGCGAAAATTTGGAATGAAAGGTATAATCTGCCTTTTGTTTTTGCGCTTTTGTGCTACCACAAAGATAGAGAGCTTTATAAAAAAATTGAAAAAAATTTCCTAAAATGCAGAGTAAAAATCCCAAGATATATTTTAAGCGAAGCCTCAATAAGAGCTGAAATTTCTCAAGAAAACATACTAAACTACTTAAAACATATCTCTTACCGTCTTGATACGAAAGCCAAAAAAGGTCTTGCCAGATTTTACAAAGAAGCTTTAAAAGTATAA
- a CDS encoding DUF4337 domain-containing protein yields the protein MEHGAIEEQLKQVEEAMEEIKHHEEEERGWLSFVSLSTAIIAIITALAGLYESQVTANTILSKNEAVLLQSEASDQWSFYQAKSVKGHIYKVSSELFPEKADDLKVKVAKYEKEQESIKADAKKLEEKREAKNLESEHFYHKHHILSFAITFLQISIAMASISALTRNKKFWLASLGLGVAGLVVMIGAFIA from the coding sequence ATGGAACATGGCGCAATTGAAGAGCAACTGAAACAAGTTGAAGAGGCAATGGAGGAGATAAAGCATCACGAGGAGGAGGAGAGAGGATGGCTTTCCTTTGTATCTCTTAGCACCGCTATCATAGCTATTATCACTGCTTTAGCAGGTTTATATGAGTCACAAGTCACTGCAAATACGATTTTGAGCAAAAATGAAGCTGTATTATTGCAAAGTGAAGCATCTGATCAGTGGAGCTTTTATCAAGCAAAGAGCGTAAAAGGGCATATTTACAAGGTAAGTTCTGAACTTTTTCCTGAAAAAGCGGATGATCTCAAGGTAAAAGTGGCAAAATATGAGAAAGAGCAAGAGAGTATAAAGGCTGACGCTAAAAAACTTGAAGAAAAGAGAGAAGCAAAAAATCTTGAGAGTGAGCATTTCTACCATAAACATCACATACTCAGCTTTGCTATTACTTTCTTGCAGATATCAATCGCCATGGCATCAATCTCGGCACTCACTAGAAATAAAAAATTCTGGCTTGCATCTTTGGGGCTTGGAGTGGCAGGTCTAGTTGTTATGATAGGTGCATTCATTGCGTAA
- a CDS encoding HipA domain-containing protein yields the protein MKLNQTEEIILNIVTKEQEIVSSELISITQMNPRTVQRALKKLAEYGLVEALGTTKDRRYKRIYNKDEAPHQYIVFNSGEKSGKLSFGNGEYTFVYDKNYKSEEFEGLKKGSTNRSSELFPFFENLIPEYERREKLLQNKEDLGLVLEELSNSHGALDFIPISEVHKYVSNYGKRASWVSVKNEILQDNDFPNLLDFELLIDDDILNADSNTEHSDLSGFQTKIDVEIGFKNKQIKESDSAEYLLKPRNKKKHNYFHVDDDGKKRHFPYIAFNEHLFMSFAKNELGFNVPYTAIVKAKDIDYHYITKRYDRYKGLKYPQKDFAQVLNVLSKNKYKSDSQTLFEAINKTLMNKEQKLEALRFYYYSYLIKHADLHLKNIAALNIGNNKYILSPLYDLISIGIYNGDAYDIGLGMKSPYKKPKNWNINDFYSLGSTIGIAPIAFKKEARKITKIFLQKMPEYIEKVQEFEKIHPLPMQQTRNSKSSATFSKRLTSMFENKIIQLKKSGIIQELELVQEAGGLLNAEKN from the coding sequence ATGAAACTTAATCAAACTGAAGAGATTATTCTAAATATTGTTACGAAAGAACAAGAAATAGTTAGTTCTGAGCTTATTTCAATAACTCAGATGAATCCTAGAACTGTTCAAAGAGCTCTAAAAAAATTAGCTGAGTATGGGCTTGTTGAAGCATTAGGTACGACAAAGGACAGACGCTATAAACGAATCTACAATAAAGATGAAGCACCCCACCAATATATAGTATTTAACAGTGGCGAAAAATCCGGAAAACTCTCTTTTGGAAATGGAGAATATACTTTTGTATATGACAAGAACTATAAAAGTGAAGAGTTTGAAGGTTTAAAAAAAGGTTCTACCAACAGAAGTTCAGAGTTGTTTCCATTTTTTGAAAACCTTATTCCAGAGTACGAACGAAGGGAAAAGCTTTTACAAAACAAAGAGGATTTAGGACTAGTTTTAGAAGAGCTAAGCAACTCTCATGGTGCTTTGGATTTTATACCAATCAGTGAAGTACATAAGTATGTATCTAACTACGGGAAAAGAGCAAGTTGGGTAAGTGTAAAAAATGAGATACTGCAAGATAATGATTTTCCAAATTTACTAGACTTTGAACTGCTAATTGATGATGATATACTTAATGCCGACTCAAATACGGAACATTCCGATTTAAGTGGCTTTCAAACAAAAATAGATGTAGAAATAGGTTTTAAAAACAAACAGATAAAAGAGTCTGATAGTGCAGAATATCTGCTAAAGCCACGAAATAAAAAGAAACACAACTATTTTCATGTAGATGATGATGGAAAAAAGAGACATTTTCCATATATTGCGTTTAATGAGCATTTATTTATGAGCTTTGCAAAAAATGAGCTTGGTTTTAATGTACCATACACAGCCATTGTAAAAGCAAAGGATATTGACTACCACTATATCACAAAAAGATATGACCGCTATAAGGGGTTGAAGTATCCCCAAAAAGATTTTGCGCAGGTGTTAAATGTACTAAGTAAAAATAAATACAAAAGTGATAGTCAAACTCTATTTGAAGCAATTAATAAAACATTGATGAACAAAGAGCAAAAGCTAGAAGCACTGCGTTTTTATTATTACAGCTACCTAATTAAACATGCAGATTTACATCTCAAGAATATAGCTGCACTCAATATCGGAAATAACAAATATATACTTTCACCTTTATATGATCTCATCTCTATAGGAATTTACAACGGTGATGCTTACGATATAGGCTTAGGTATGAAAAGCCCCTATAAAAAACCAAAAAACTGGAATATAAATGATTTTTACAGTCTTGGCTCTACTATAGGTATTGCACCTATCGCTTTTAAAAAAGAGGCACGCAAAATAACTAAGATATTTCTTCAAAAAATGCCTGAATATATCGAAAAAGTGCAAGAGTTTGAAAAAATACACCCTTTACCAATGCAACAGACTAGAAATTCTAAAAGTAGTGCTACATTCTCAAAACGTTTAACAAGCATGTTTGAAAATAAAATCATACAACTTAAGAAAAGTGGAATTATTCAAGAACTGGAGTTAGTTCAAGAAGCAGGCGGGTTGCTCAATGCAGAAAAAAATTGA
- a CDS encoding sodium:alanine symporter family protein encodes MSEIFISINSFLEAILFFDILFGKVEGVHLPFLVVWLILGGVYLTILTKFINLRAMRHSFDIIRGRYKTADDRGEISPFGALTTALSATVGLGNIAGVALAVSIGGPGATFWMIIAGFLGMSLKFTEVTLSLKYREFLPDGTVMGGAMEYLSKGLAEKGYAKIGKILALFFAIFMIGGAIGGGNVFQVSQTLSAVSQEISFFKDFPIVFGIIIAGLVGVIIIGGVTRIAKITESLVPLMAIIYITASLWILGFHFDKISDAFGTILHEAFSTSAVYGGMAGAIIQGFQRAVFSNEAGIGSSPIAHAPVQTKYPVRQGLVALYEPFVDTVVICTMTALVIVITGVYAHDGAYTALIEAKQGAALTSAAYGTVVSWFPIILTISITLFAFSTLISWSYYGERAWVYLFGSKYSILYKIIFLSLIVIATVVNTGVLVDFSFMLFLTMALPNILGLFIMSGDVKKDLQEYLLKLKSGELDREALR; translated from the coding sequence TTGAGTGAAATTTTTATAAGTATTAACTCTTTTTTAGAAGCAATTCTATTTTTTGATATTTTATTTGGAAAAGTAGAAGGTGTTCATCTGCCGTTTTTAGTCGTTTGGCTTATACTAGGCGGTGTTTATCTTACTATCTTAACAAAATTTATAAATTTAAGAGCAATGAGGCACTCATTTGACATAATCAGAGGAAGATACAAAACAGCCGATGACAGAGGAGAAATCTCTCCTTTTGGAGCATTGACGACTGCACTTAGTGCTACGGTTGGACTCGGAAATATTGCGGGCGTTGCTCTTGCAGTTTCAATCGGAGGTCCGGGAGCTACTTTTTGGATGATTATTGCCGGTTTTTTAGGTATGAGTTTAAAGTTTACGGAAGTAACGCTTTCTCTAAAATATAGAGAGTTCTTACCCGATGGCACCGTTATGGGCGGTGCAATGGAGTATCTCTCAAAAGGTTTAGCAGAAAAAGGGTATGCAAAAATCGGGAAAATATTAGCTCTCTTTTTTGCTATTTTTATGATTGGCGGAGCGATAGGGGGCGGAAATGTTTTTCAAGTCTCTCAAACACTCAGCGCCGTATCTCAAGAAATATCATTTTTTAAAGATTTTCCGATAGTTTTTGGAATTATCATTGCCGGTCTAGTCGGAGTTATCATTATAGGCGGTGTTACGAGAATAGCTAAAATTACAGAGTCTCTTGTTCCTCTTATGGCTATCATATATATTACGGCTTCACTGTGGATTTTAGGATTCCATTTTGACAAAATCAGTGATGCCTTTGGTACGATTCTACATGAAGCATTCTCTACAAGTGCCGTTTACGGCGGTATGGCGGGAGCAATAATTCAAGGGTTTCAAAGAGCTGTTTTTTCAAATGAGGCTGGCATTGGTTCATCTCCCATCGCTCACGCTCCGGTTCAGACAAAATATCCGGTAAGACAAGGATTGGTGGCTCTTTATGAACCATTTGTGGACACTGTTGTCATCTGTACTATGACTGCGCTTGTTATTGTTATAACCGGTGTTTACGCTCATGACGGAGCTTACACCGCACTCATTGAAGCAAAACAAGGAGCCGCGCTTACCAGTGCCGCGTATGGAACCGTAGTTAGTTGGTTTCCAATCATACTAACCATCAGTATAACTCTATTTGCTTTTTCAACTCTCATCTCTTGGTCATACTACGGTGAACGAGCATGGGTTTATCTGTTTGGCTCAAAATATTCCATACTATATAAAATCATATTTCTCTCTTTGATTGTCATAGCAACGGTCGTAAATACCGGTGTTTTGGTTGATTTTAGTTTTATGCTCTTTTTAACGATGGCGCTGCCGAATATTTTAGGACTTTTCATCATGAGCGGGGATGTAAAAAAAGATCTTCAAGAGTATCTATTAAAACTAAAAAGCGGCGAGCTTGACAGAGAGGCGTTGCGGTGA
- a CDS encoding PAS domain S-box protein — protein MKKISVFAMLFFFFTYSYANEKIRFGVFAYKGVENTRRQYQPLVDYLNEKLDNRVVLELLTIDEIDRKIKNRELDIITTNPAHFLQVRQSYQLSGAIATLEGFKNGISTNKLAGVIITKKDSGIKTLQDLKNKTISTPSKKHMGAFRVQAYELYLNNIDISKISKNIIETKGSHQETVYTVLDGRADVGFIRDGILEEMIASNEIKGDDIYIINERTNSDHPYKISTRLYPEWPVFSLPHVDEESVKSFIAALFSLQPTKSIEKEGIYGYTFPADYLEVEELSRALRIPPFDKAPKITYMDIINQYKKEIFAIFILLVLGLLYYIIETKRKNFLSSLLSNMGEGVYGVDGDGNCTWINKKALEMLGYSEKEALYKDQHLLFHHRKPTNEEYDAQECPIYLTQQDGKTRECEEWFIKKDGSFFPVNLTVASTSNGGGIVIFRDISEFIKKENELKKSESLFRMLFEFLPDPVIITDPQTKLPYMFNKAAHELLRYSAEEFEKLSIKDYEAIEDPQEIQKHIETIFSNGAGTFETKHRTKDGVLLDIAVSVQIIYLQEKPYLLSVHRDITQTKKYERDLRFQKQRLNAIIEGTNVGTWEWDIQLGDVIYNQRWAEIIGYTLEELFPISIDTWIENTHPDDLSESKKALERHFSGEADYYMCEIRMRHKDGHWVWVLNRGKVSEWSEEGKPLVISGTSQDVTAKKLAQEALKMERDLFSSGPVITIEWEVSQNWPIRYVSKNVTAILGYTPEEMTDESFLYTDLLHPDDLDECLKEVINNIKKHIDTYEQSYRLRLKDGSYRWFYDFTRVVRDKNGNAISIHGYLFDQTQLKNAQEELKNSEKLLNLFFQQSIYGFFFMMLDEPIEWNDSIDKEKALDYIFEHQHVTKINDAMLAQYGAKREDFLGFTPRDFFEHNIEDGRRIWRGLFDRGSWHVDTNEQKFDGTDMVINGDYICLYDDQNRITGHFGVQREVTEEIRDKKALKEAKEQAEKANIAKSEFLANMSHEIRTPMNAILGLSELMSDTNLDDKQKDYLYKINGSSKMLLGIINDILDYSKIEANKLELEHKEFDLGNVLSQLKALFMQNATGKGLELLFELKNSVPKMIVGDELRINQVLVNLLSNALKFTAKGSVTVSIELKKREEFEAVIGFSVSDTGVGIKNEQISNLFTPFSQADNSITRKYGGTGLGLSISTKLVEAMGGKLSANSKLGIGSTFSFDIKTDILSWEQNDLKISDDLNKTISNKAHNYPDLSHLNILLVEDNEINQEIALAILKRVKINAVVANNGKEAVSIFLSKPNFFNIILMDLQMPVMSGYEAATIIREHDKKIPIIALTAAAMVEDRDKVLKVGMNDHLAKPIDSDEMLQTVGKWCAVSITAQSKEQNRQEDDTVLDMEHALGIVNSNQELLNKILSRFLIELESDFNNLPELISQDEPSAKALIHALKGVSGNIGAKALASICSMINESYKRGDKISEENIDNLKTAMDELKAKIKSIHPDIHTALQKTELNGEELKNLFQETLKDVKIGTMIQMHIQQILFDALKDRVNSYELESWANAMDEFDYDRAYDIMKEWNI, from the coding sequence ATGAAAAAAATATCCGTTTTTGCTATGCTATTTTTCTTTTTTACATACAGTTATGCAAATGAAAAAATTAGATTCGGTGTTTTTGCCTACAAAGGGGTGGAAAATACCCGCAGACAGTATCAGCCGCTTGTTGACTATCTAAATGAAAAACTCGACAATCGTGTAGTTTTAGAGCTTTTAACCATAGACGAAATTGATAGAAAGATTAAAAACCGTGAGCTTGATATTATTACCACAAATCCGGCTCATTTTCTGCAGGTAAGACAAAGCTATCAACTAAGCGGAGCCATCGCAACATTGGAAGGTTTTAAAAACGGGATTTCTACAAACAAACTTGCCGGCGTTATCATAACAAAAAAAGATAGCGGGATAAAAACTCTCCAAGATTTAAAAAACAAGACTATCTCTACCCCGAGCAAAAAACATATGGGTGCGTTTAGAGTTCAAGCTTACGAACTCTATCTAAATAATATCGATATTTCAAAGATAAGTAAAAATATTATAGAAACCAAAGGCTCTCATCAGGAGACGGTATATACCGTTTTAGACGGCAGAGCAGATGTAGGTTTTATACGAGACGGCATTTTAGAAGAGATGATTGCTTCTAATGAGATAAAAGGTGATGACATTTACATCATAAACGAACGAACAAACTCCGATCACCCTTACAAAATCTCAACCAGACTCTATCCGGAGTGGCCTGTTTTTTCTCTGCCGCATGTCGATGAAGAGAGTGTTAAATCATTTATAGCAGCTCTTTTTTCTCTTCAACCTACAAAATCAATCGAAAAAGAGGGAATTTACGGTTATACATTCCCCGCCGACTATCTTGAAGTAGAAGAGTTGTCCCGCGCTCTTAGAATTCCTCCTTTTGACAAAGCGCCAAAAATAACCTATATGGATATTATAAACCAATATAAAAAAGAGATTTTTGCTATTTTTATTCTCTTGGTGTTAGGATTGCTCTACTACATAATAGAGACAAAGAGAAAAAACTTCCTCTCATCGCTCCTATCTAATATGGGAGAGGGTGTTTATGGGGTTGACGGGGATGGAAACTGTACTTGGATAAATAAAAAAGCGCTTGAGATGTTGGGTTACAGCGAAAAAGAGGCTTTATACAAAGACCAACATCTGCTTTTTCATCATCGTAAACCGACAAATGAGGAGTATGATGCACAAGAATGTCCTATATATCTAACACAACAAGACGGAAAAACCAGAGAGTGCGAAGAGTGGTTTATAAAAAAAGACGGCTCATTTTTTCCTGTAAATCTTACGGTGGCATCAACGAGCAACGGCGGCGGTATCGTAATATTTCGTGATATTAGCGAATTTATAAAAAAAGAGAATGAACTGAAAAAAAGCGAAAGCCTATTTAGAATGCTCTTTGAATTTCTTCCTGATCCGGTAATTATAACCGATCCGCAAACAAAGCTTCCGTATATGTTCAACAAAGCTGCACACGAACTGCTCAGATACAGTGCAGAAGAGTTTGAAAAACTCTCTATAAAAGATTATGAAGCTATCGAAGACCCACAGGAAATTCAAAAACATATTGAGACTATATTTTCAAACGGAGCAGGCACCTTCGAGACTAAACATCGTACAAAAGACGGAGTGCTGCTAGACATTGCCGTATCCGTACAAATTATCTATCTACAAGAAAAACCGTATCTTTTAAGTGTTCACAGAGATATAACCCAAACAAAAAAGTACGAAAGGGATCTTCGTTTCCAAAAACAGCGGCTTAATGCCATTATAGAGGGAACGAATGTCGGTACATGGGAGTGGGATATTCAACTCGGCGATGTGATATATAACCAAAGATGGGCGGAGATAATCGGCTATACACTTGAAGAGCTTTTTCCAATATCCATAGATACATGGATAGAAAACACTCACCCAGATGATTTGTCGGAGTCAAAAAAAGCATTAGAGAGGCATTTTAGCGGTGAGGCGGATTACTATATGTGTGAAATCCGAATGAGACACAAAGACGGCCACTGGGTTTGGGTTTTAAACAGAGGGAAAGTCTCGGAGTGGAGCGAAGAGGGCAAACCGCTTGTTATCTCTGGAACAAGTCAAGATGTAACTGCTAAAAAATTGGCTCAAGAGGCACTCAAGATGGAGAGGGATCTCTTCTCAAGCGGTCCCGTTATCACAATAGAGTGGGAAGTATCGCAAAATTGGCCTATTCGATATGTTTCTAAAAATGTAACGGCGATTTTAGGTTACACACCGGAAGAGATGACGGATGAATCATTTTTATACACAGACCTGCTTCACCCTGATGATTTAGATGAATGTCTAAAAGAGGTGATTAACAACATAAAAAAGCATATAGATACTTATGAGCAGTCATATCGTTTAAGATTGAAAGACGGCAGCTATAGATGGTTTTACGATTTTACGCGCGTTGTAAGAGACAAAAATGGAAATGCCATCTCAATTCACGGGTACTTATTTGATCAAACTCAACTTAAAAATGCGCAAGAGGAGCTTAAAAATAGCGAAAAACTTCTAAATCTTTTCTTTCAGCAGTCAATATACGGGTTTTTCTTTATGATGCTGGACGAGCCTATTGAGTGGAATGATTCTATAGATAAAGAAAAAGCTCTTGATTACATATTTGAACATCAGCATGTTACAAAAATAAATGATGCTATGCTAGCTCAGTATGGAGCAAAAAGGGAAGACTTTTTAGGTTTTACTCCGAGAGATTTTTTTGAGCATAACATAGAAGATGGGCGTAGAATATGGAGAGGACTTTTTGATAGAGGCTCGTGGCATGTCGATACGAATGAACAAAAATTTGACGGTACCGATATGGTTATAAACGGAGATTATATCTGCTTGTATGATGATCAGAACAGGATTACCGGTCATTTTGGAGTGCAAAGAGAGGTAACGGAAGAGATAAGAGATAAAAAAGCATTAAAAGAGGCAAAAGAGCAAGCAGAGAAAGCAAATATCGCAAAAAGTGAGTTTTTGGCAAATATGAGCCATGAAATAAGAACACCGATGAATGCCATTTTGGGACTCAGCGAGCTTATGTCGGATACAAATCTTGATGATAAGCAAAAAGATTATCTGTACAAAATCAACGGTTCGTCAAAAATGCTCTTAGGAATCATCAACGATATTTTGGATTATTCAAAGATAGAAGCAAATAAACTTGAACTTGAACATAAAGAGTTTGATCTTGGAAATGTACTGTCGCAACTAAAAGCGCTTTTTATGCAAAATGCAACAGGCAAAGGGTTGGAACTGCTTTTTGAACTTAAAAACAGCGTTCCTAAAATGATAGTTGGAGATGAGCTTAGAATAAATCAAGTTTTAGTAAATCTACTAAGCAATGCACTGAAATTTACCGCTAAAGGAAGTGTAACGGTATCAATAGAGCTTAAAAAGAGAGAAGAGTTTGAAGCAGTTATAGGTTTTAGCGTTAGCGATACGGGAGTCGGTATAAAAAATGAGCAGATTTCAAACCTCTTTACTCCGTTTTCTCAAGCCGATAACTCAATTACGCGTAAATACGGCGGCACCGGACTTGGTCTCTCAATCTCCACAAAGCTTGTTGAAGCAATGGGCGGAAAACTATCTGCCAATAGCAAACTAGGGATCGGTTCAACCTTTAGTTTTGACATAAAAACAGACATCCTCTCATGGGAACAAAATGATTTAAAGATATCGGATGACCTAAACAAAACTATCTCAAATAAGGCGCATAACTACCCTGATTTAAGTCATCTAAATATTTTACTGGTAGAGGATAACGAGATAAACCAAGAGATAGCTCTTGCCATACTAAAAAGAGTAAAAATTAATGCAGTAGTTGCAAATAACGGTAAAGAAGCAGTTAGTATATTTTTATCAAAGCCTAATTTTTTCAATATCATACTTATGGATTTACAGATGCCGGTTATGAGCGGATATGAAGCTGCGACTATCATTAGAGAACATGATAAAAAAATTCCTATTATTGCTCTAACGGCGGCCGCTATGGTAGAAGATAGAGACAAAGTGTTAAAAGTCGGTATGAATGACCATCTTGCAAAACCGATTGACAGCGATGAGATGCTTCAAACCGTAGGAAAATGGTGTGCCGTATCGATAACCGCTCAATCAAAAGAACAAAACAGACAAGAAGATGATACGGTTCTTGATATGGAGCATGCTCTGGGTATCGTAAACTCAAACCAAGAACTGCTAAATAAAATCTTATCTAGGTTTTTGATAGAGCTTGAGAGTGATTTTAACAATCTGCCAGAGTTGATATCTCAAGATGAGCCTTCCGCAAAAGCACTTATCCATGCTCTAAAAGGCGTTAGCGGCAATATCGGGGCAAAAGCTCTGGCATCAATATGCAGTATGATAAACGAAAGTTACAAAAGAGGCGATAAGATTTCTGAAGAAAATATAGATAATCTAAAGACGGCAATGGATGAACTAAAGGCAAAAATCAAATCAATACATCCGGATATACACACGGCGTTACAAAAAACAGAACTAAATGGCGAGGAGTTGAAAAATTTATTTCAAGAAACGCTAAAAGATGTTAAAATCGGAACAATGATACAGATGCATATACAACAGATACTTTTTGATGCTCTTAAAGATAGGGTAAATAGTTACGAACTAGAGTCGTGGGCAAATGCTATGGATGAGTTTGACTACGACAGAGCTTATGATATTATGAAAGAGTGGAATATATGA